Within the Pseudomonadota bacterium genome, the region CCCTCGAAGTGGATGTCTTTCTGTTTAAATCCCAGCGGTGCGCCTGTGGCCACGCGGATCTGTTCCCGCACCAGGTCGATGCCGGTGATCATTTCCGTGATGGTATGTTCCACCTGCAGGCGGGTGTTCATCTCGATGAAATAGAACTTCCCGTCCTCGTACAGGAATTCCATGGTGCCCACGCCGCGATAGCCCATGTCGCGCACGACCTTTGCCGCCAGCTCGCCGATGTATTTGCGTTCCTCCGCGTTCAGGGCGGGGGACAGGGCCTCCTCCACCACCTTCTGGTGGCGGCGCTGGATCGAGCAGTCGCGCTCGCCAAAGTGCACCGCGTTGCCATGGGTGTCGCCCAGCACCTGGATCTCGATATGGCGCGGCCGTTCCAGGTACTTTTCCATATAGACCTGGTCGTTGCCGAAGGCGTTCTTGGCCTCCGAGCGGGCAAACTGGTACGCCTCGGCCAGGCCTTCGGCATCGCGGGCCACCTTCATGCCCTTGCCGCCGCCACCGGCCGCCGCCTTGATCAGCACGGGATAGCCGATGTCCTTTGCCAGTCTTTGGGCTTCCTCCAGCGTTTCCACGGCTCCTTCCGATCCGGGAACGCAGGGCAGGCCCAGGCGGAGGGCCGTACGTTTGGCTTCCACCTTGTCACCCATGATGCGGATGTGCTCCGGCGCAGGGCCGATAAAGGTATAGCCGTGCTCCTCGACCATCTGGCAGAATTTCGCATTTTCGGCCAGAAAGCCGATGCCAGGGTGTATGGCGTCCGCGTGTGTGATTTCTGCTGCTGCCAGCAGGGCCTGGATGTTCAGATAACTGTCTTTGGCCAATGGTCCGCCGATACAGACGCTTTCGTCCGCCAGGCGCACGTGCATGGCGTCAGCGTCGGCCGTGGAGTGGACCGCTACTGTGCGGATGCCCATCTCGCGGCAGGCCCGGTGGATCCGCAGGGCAATCTCTCCCCGGTTGGCAATCAGGACCTTTTCGAACACGGACAGTCCCCCTTACTCGATAGTCATGAGGGGTTCGCCAAACTCGACCGGCTGGCCGTTGGAAATGTGGATGTTCGTCACCGTCCCGCCCTTCGTGGCCTTGATGGGGTTCATGACTTTCATGGCCTCGATGATCAGCAGGGTCTGGCCCGGCTTCACCACATCGCCCTGTTTGACGAAAGTGGCGGCGTTCGGCTCGGGGGACAAATAGGCTGTCCCCACCATGGGGGACGTGACAGCGTTGGCGGAAACCGGTGGCGCTGCAGCAGGCTGGGCCGCGGCAGGAGCGATAGCAGCAGGGGCGGGCGCCGCAAAGGTCACAGCGCCACCACCGCGGGTCACGCGGATACGCCGGTCACCCTCGGTGTACTCGATTTCTGTCAGGTCCGCTTCCTTCAGAAGCTCTGCCAGTTTCCGGATGGAACCGCCGTCGATATCAAACGAAGCCATTCAGATCAGTCCTTGCTGTTGCATAACCCTAACCGGGACGGGTGATTGCTGCGTCGTTGCGGTCCTCAAATCCTCACGTACATCAATGTACGCTCCGGTTTTTCGGTCCTCTCTCCTGG harbors:
- the accC gene encoding acetyl-CoA carboxylase biotin carboxylase subunit, giving the protein MFEKVLIANRGEIALRIHRACREMGIRTVAVHSTADADAMHVRLADESVCIGGPLAKDSYLNIQALLAAAEITHADAIHPGIGFLAENAKFCQMVEEHGYTFIGPAPEHIRIMGDKVEAKRTALRLGLPCVPGSEGAVETLEEAQRLAKDIGYPVLIKAAAGGGGKGMKVARDAEGLAEAYQFARSEAKNAFGNDQVYMEKYLERPRHIEIQVLGDTHGNAVHFGERDCSIQRRHQKVVEEALSPALNAEERKYIGELAAKVVRDMGYRGVGTMEFLYEDGKFYFIEMNTRLQVEHTITEMITGIDLVREQIRVATGAPLGFKQKDIHFEGHAIQCRINAENPKTFIPSPGQVTEFHAPGGLGVRVDSALYDGYRIPPHYDSLVAKLIVHGTNRNECLLRLRRCIEEFVVGGVETTLPLHARIINQPDFINGDYTIHWLERFLAKEEQKG
- the accB gene encoding acetyl-CoA carboxylase biotin carboxyl carrier protein; this translates as MASFDIDGGSIRKLAELLKEADLTEIEYTEGDRRIRVTRGGGAVTFAAPAPAAIAPAAAQPAAAPPVSANAVTSPMVGTAYLSPEPNAATFVKQGDVVKPGQTLLIIEAMKVMNPIKATKGGTVTNIHISNGQPVEFGEPLMTIE